Proteins from a single region of Streptomyces spectabilis:
- a CDS encoding FG-GAP repeat protein, with translation MRKNRSAALTAASFLLLTGAGVAAAPAALAGTPGSTHANDRNSDYNGDGHEDLLVGAPGATVEGHEGAGLVTVQYGSSRGIGTTRVARLSEASTGGDGTPEAGDGFGTTVASGDLNSDGYDDAVIAAPGEDVDGQRDAGRVTIFWGTKQGLRPGLSDWIEAEEPRAGERFGTGVAAARFSGATEGDVLAITDRDELDTYTYGDQPHIPADRPFLRQSSQRLTGAAGARAAARRVVLPKSLTTGDYDDNGFADLVVSGVTAGGEPGHGWSTYYSGHAEGLTKERELRGGPVAATGDIDGDGFDDLVTGEPDSPDDGGETLTGGLVGVRYGSANGPSPTVKWWTQGTAGVPGIVEKGDRWGADLSVDDTNRDGYADVAIGAPGEDVGAVRDAGAVWVLRGTRGGLTARGVASWTQNTDGVPGFAEKGDRWGAQVRLADPNRDGRFDLIASAPGENAGDGVAWFLPGTRGGVTAAGSWTFGVKTLGVPVSGAAFGTAVDE, from the coding sequence TTGCGCAAGAACCGTTCGGCCGCGCTCACCGCGGCCTCCTTCCTGCTGCTCACCGGCGCGGGTGTGGCCGCCGCCCCCGCCGCGCTCGCGGGCACGCCGGGCAGCACGCACGCCAACGACCGCAACAGCGACTACAACGGCGACGGCCACGAGGACCTGCTGGTCGGCGCGCCCGGCGCGACCGTCGAAGGGCACGAGGGCGCCGGGCTCGTCACCGTGCAGTACGGCTCGTCGCGGGGCATCGGCACCACCCGCGTGGCCCGCCTCAGCGAGGCCTCCACCGGCGGCGACGGCACGCCCGAGGCGGGCGACGGCTTCGGCACCACCGTCGCCAGCGGCGATCTGAACTCCGACGGCTACGACGACGCCGTGATCGCCGCACCCGGCGAGGACGTCGACGGGCAGCGCGACGCGGGCCGCGTGACGATCTTCTGGGGCACCAAGCAGGGCCTCAGGCCGGGCCTCAGCGACTGGATCGAGGCCGAGGAGCCGCGCGCGGGCGAGCGGTTCGGCACCGGGGTCGCCGCCGCCCGGTTCAGCGGCGCGACCGAGGGCGACGTCCTCGCGATCACCGACCGCGACGAGCTGGACACCTACACCTACGGCGACCAGCCGCACATACCCGCAGACCGGCCGTTCCTGCGGCAGTCGTCCCAGCGCCTGACCGGAGCCGCCGGGGCGCGCGCCGCCGCGCGCCGCGTCGTGCTGCCCAAGTCGCTGACCACCGGGGACTACGACGACAACGGCTTCGCCGACCTCGTGGTCTCCGGTGTGACGGCGGGCGGCGAACCCGGGCACGGCTGGTCGACGTACTACTCCGGCCACGCCGAGGGCCTCACCAAGGAGCGCGAGCTGCGCGGCGGGCCCGTCGCCGCCACCGGAGACATCGACGGCGACGGCTTCGACGACCTGGTGACCGGCGAGCCCGACTCCCCCGACGACGGCGGCGAGACGCTGACCGGCGGGCTCGTCGGCGTCCGCTACGGCAGCGCGAACGGCCCCTCGCCGACGGTGAAGTGGTGGACCCAGGGCACCGCGGGCGTCCCCGGAATCGTGGAGAAGGGCGACCGCTGGGGCGCCGACCTGTCGGTGGACGACACGAACCGCGACGGCTACGCGGACGTCGCGATCGGCGCGCCCGGCGAGGACGTCGGGGCGGTCCGGGACGCGGGCGCGGTGTGGGTGCTGCGCGGCACGCGGGGCGGCCTGACCGCGCGTGGCGTCGCCTCCTGGACGCAGAACACCGACGGCGTCCCCGGGTTCGCCGAGAAGGGCGACCGGTGGGGCGCCCAGGTGCGGCTCGCGGACCCGAACCGCGACGGCCGCTTCGACCTGATCGCGTCGGCGCCGGGCGAGAACGCCGGTGACGGGGTCGCGTGGTTCCTCCCGGGCACCAGGGGCGGCGTCACCGCCGCCGGGTCCTGGACGTTCGGCGTGAAGACGCTGGGAGTGCCCGTCAGCGGGGCCGCGTTCGGTACGGCGGTCGACGAGTAG
- a CDS encoding glycoside hydrolase family 16 protein: MTVLPPALPRRLPHGRPHRLPLHRRGAALGALAAACCALAVAPAAASAPPAPRPAALAFSDDFDGPAGAAVDGGKWQLETGDNVNNHERQYYTSGNKNAALDGQGNLVITARKENPANYQCWYGRCEYTSARLNTAGRFTQAYGHVEARMKVPRGQGMWPAFWMLGTDIGSVGWPNCGEIDIMENVGFEPGTVHGTLHGPGYSGSGGIGAAYTLPGGEAFADKFHTFAVDWSPNKVTWSVDGRVYQTRTPADLGGKQWAFNKPFFLILNLAVGGYWPGDPNGSTVFPQKLTVDYVRVTGG; encoded by the coding sequence ATGACAGTGCTTCCCCCCGCGCTCCCTCGCCGTCTCCCCCACGGCCGCCCCCACCGCCTCCCCCTCCACCGACGCGGCGCGGCGCTCGGCGCGCTCGCCGCGGCCTGCTGCGCCCTCGCCGTGGCCCCCGCCGCGGCATCGGCCCCGCCCGCGCCGCGTCCCGCCGCCCTCGCGTTCTCCGACGACTTCGACGGGCCCGCGGGCGCGGCGGTCGACGGCGGCAAGTGGCAGCTGGAGACCGGCGACAACGTCAACAACCACGAGCGGCAGTACTACACCTCCGGCAACAAGAACGCCGCCCTCGACGGCCAGGGCAACCTGGTCATCACCGCGCGCAAGGAGAACCCAGCCAACTACCAGTGCTGGTACGGCCGTTGCGAGTACACCTCCGCGCGGCTGAACACCGCGGGCAGGTTCACGCAGGCGTACGGGCACGTCGAGGCCCGGATGAAGGTGCCCAGGGGCCAGGGCATGTGGCCCGCGTTCTGGATGCTCGGCACCGACATCGGCAGTGTGGGCTGGCCGAACTGCGGTGAGATCGACATCATGGAGAACGTCGGCTTCGAGCCCGGCACGGTCCACGGCACGCTGCACGGCCCCGGCTACTCCGGCTCCGGCGGCATCGGAGCGGCGTACACGCTGCCCGGCGGCGAGGCGTTCGCGGACAAGTTCCACACCTTCGCCGTGGACTGGTCGCCGAACAAGGTCACCTGGTCCGTCGACGGGCGGGTCTACCAGACCCGCACCCCGGCCGACCTCGGCGGCAAGCAGTGGGCGTTCAACAAGCCGTTCTTCCTCATCCTCAACCTCGCCGTCGGCGGCTACTGGCCGGGCGACCCGAACGGCAGCACCGTCTTCCCGCAGAAACTGACCGTCGACTACGTGCGCGTGACCGGCGGCTGA
- the prcB gene encoding proteasome subunit beta: MNSGPHGTGGLPPAFLAPGTSSFVDFLAAHAPDALPAHRALPAPHDGFEAPHGTTIVAATYADGVLVAGDRRVTAGNVIAHREYDKVFPADGYSAIAIAGTAGIAVELVKLFQLELEHHEKIEGTALSLPGKANRLTTLVRGNLGMALRGLAVVPLFAGYDLDKGVGRVFSYDVTGGRNEERETAATGSGSVYARGSLKKLYRPGMSEADIVLAAVQALYDAADDDSATGGPDLTRRLFPRVCLVTEDGYRQLAQDEVAEVARSVVDGRLEAPNGPRAPVL; the protein is encoded by the coding sequence ATGAATTCCGGTCCGCACGGCACTGGTGGTCTGCCGCCCGCCTTCCTCGCGCCCGGGACCTCGTCCTTCGTGGACTTCCTCGCGGCGCACGCGCCCGACGCGCTGCCCGCCCACCGCGCCCTGCCCGCCCCGCACGACGGCTTCGAGGCGCCGCACGGCACCACCATCGTCGCGGCCACGTACGCGGACGGCGTCCTGGTCGCGGGCGACCGCCGCGTCACGGCGGGCAACGTCATCGCGCACCGCGAGTACGACAAGGTCTTCCCCGCCGACGGGTACTCCGCGATAGCCATCGCGGGCACGGCGGGCATCGCCGTCGAACTCGTCAAGCTCTTCCAGCTCGAACTGGAGCACCACGAGAAGATCGAGGGCACCGCCCTGTCCCTGCCCGGCAAGGCGAACCGCCTCACCACGCTGGTCCGCGGCAATCTCGGCATGGCGCTGCGGGGTCTGGCCGTCGTCCCGCTGTTCGCCGGGTACGACCTGGACAAGGGCGTGGGCCGCGTCTTCTCGTACGACGTCACGGGCGGGCGCAACGAGGAGCGGGAGACCGCCGCCACCGGCTCGGGCTCGGTCTACGCCCGCGGCTCGCTGAAGAAGCTCTACCGCCCGGGCATGTCCGAGGCCGACATCGTCCTGGCCGCCGTGCAGGCGCTGTACGACGCCGCGGACGACGACTCGGCCACGGGCGGGCCCGACCTCACCCGCCGTCTGTTCCCGCGCGTGTGCCTGGTCACCGAGGACGGCTACCGGCAGCTGGCGCAGGACGAGGTGGCCGAGGTGGCCCGGTCCGTGGTGGACGGGCGCCTGGAGGCGCCGAACGGCCCGCGCGCGCCCGTGCTCTGA